In Trifolium pratense cultivar HEN17-A07 linkage group LG7, ARS_RC_1.1, whole genome shotgun sequence, a genomic segment contains:
- the LOC123893861 gene encoding protein GAMETE EXPRESSED 1: MDNRIHLFILILLSFSLRCESSWGWFSSSKESHSNERSYGNQANFKGSSAEFSIEPFNDPKGMKLVENAKNKMVGSNACWQNAYQHLFAGCSEILAADEKRSRLAWHLSDCFQRDSGRASFPQCDSKTSIASCLRNLDDHGHKVYLEFYLETNSICYQLQTHAFKHETERLVTELKSSAQYVEDKLDSIEEKSDHLIQGSKQISDSLEHVNTHTQLVAQTVKNVESHIDVVLKHSESVYEQTTKIAASQLQLQEGQEDMKRNLDDGVALLKESYSYLGKEIEKLRDEAIEIENEVIKVGDAMSSKMNTLQSKAEDIGNMAGISLDKQQQLLDGQSTALKGLNSLNEVQLKALEESRKSLQYFAEYGHKQQEELIQRQEQMQGLHDRLMENSKSILFAQESFEAKQANMFDALEKLFALQNAMLLESRVIKAFFIYALSMLVIFMLTSTKLTYNVRPLLYIELCATLAVEVFIIRLTSDNMERQTWIINKIRLIFMIIASVHLLYAIFTYKDFERMNYQMLLTLVNNNIQNRKESSWDYDSDDDVDWSQWIDSDLSDDVNCLDDPDFIIPEEVAENSMTTSTATKNYNLRSRNRLH, encoded by the exons atggATAATAGGATTCatctttttattcttattttgctcTCTTTCTCATTAAGATGTGAATCATCATGGGGTTGGTTTTCATCATCAAAAGAGAGTCACTCTAATGAAAGGTCTTATGGAAATCAAGCAAATTTTAAAGGTTCAAGTGCTGAATTTTCAATTGAACCTTTCAATGACCCAAAAGGAATGAAATTAGTAGAGAATGCTAAGAATAAAATGGTTGGCTCAAATGCTTGTTGGCAAAATGCTTATCAACATCTTTTTGCTGGATGTTCCGAGATTTTGGCTGCGGATGAAAAAAGGTCTAGATTAGCGTGGCATCTAAGCGATTGTTTTCAACGAGATTCTGGTAGGGCTTCATTTCCTCAGTGTGACTCAAAAACATCAATTGCTTCATGCCTAAGAAACTTAGATGATCATGGTCATAAGGTTTACCTTGAATTCTACCTCGAAACCAACTCCATTTGCTATCAATTACA GACACATGCATTCAAACATGAAACTGAGAGACTTGTGACTGAATTGAAAAGTTCTGCTCAATATGTCGAGGATAAGTTAGATAGCATCGAAGAGAAATCGGATCATCTAATACAAGGTTCAAAACAAATTTCTGATTCTCTTGAACATGTCAATACTCACACACAATTAGTAGCTCAAACCGTTAAGAATGTGGAAAGTCATATCGACGTGGTATTAAAGCATTCAGAGAGTGTTTACGAGCAAACTACTAAAATAGCagcatcacaattacaactaCAAGAAGGACAAGAAGACATGAAAAGAAACTTAGACGACGGAGTAGCGTTGCTCAAGGAATCATATAGTTATTTAggaaaagaaatagaaaagttAAGAGATGAAGCCATTGAGATTGAGAATGAAGTAATCAAAGTTGGAGATGCTATGTCATCAAAGATGAACACTTTACAAAGCAAAGCTGAAGATATTGGGAATATGGCAGGGATCTCATTagataaacaacaacaactttTAGATGGACAATCTACAGCTCTCAAGGGCTTAAATTCTTTGAATGAGGTTCAACTCAAAGCACTAGAAGAAAGCAG GAAAAGTCTACAATATTTTGCTGAGTATGGACATAAGCAACAAGAAGAGCTTATACAGCGGCAGGAACAAATGCAAGGACTTCACGATCGATTGATGGAAAATTCGAAATCAATATTATTTGCTCAG gAATCCTTTGAAGCAAAGCAGGCTAACATGTTTGATGCTTTGGAGAAACTATTTGCTTTGCAAAATGCCATGTTGCTTGAATCAAGAGTTATTAAAGCTTTCTTCATTTATGCCTTATCAATGTTGGTGATTTTTATGTTGACTAGCACAAAACTAACGTACAATGTTAGGCCTTTACTTTACATTG AGCTTTGTGCTACTCTCGCGGTGGAAGTATTCATTATTCGTTTAACGAGTGACAACATGGAGCGACAAACATGGATAATAAACAAGATCCGGTTAATCTTCATGATAATTGCTTCGGTTCATCTTCTTTATGCAATTTTCACATACAA GGACTTTGAAAGGATGAACTATCAAATGCTATTAACATTAGTTAATAACAACATTCAAAATAGAAAAGAGTCATCTTGGGACTATGATAGTGATGATGATGTAGATTGGTCTCAGTGGATAGATAGTGATTTATCTGATGATGTGAATTGCCTTGATGATCCGGACTTTATAATTCCAGAAGAAGTTGCAGAGAATTCAATGACAACTTCCACAgctacaaaaaattataatctacGCTCGCGCAACCGTTTACATTGA
- the LOC123896391 gene encoding actinidain-like, with product MTFFLACAYSLDESPPTLSESLSEEEASLDKVFHDWILKYGKTYSSTTEMNKRREIFKKNLEYIKVFNSDGKKSYRLAINKFADLAKEDMSSCEIEDGEIVKDRDLLC from the coding sequence ATGACCTTCTTTTTGGCATGTGCCTACTCTCTTGATGAGTCTCCACCAACACTCTCGGAATCATTATCAGAAGAAGAAGCATCTCTTGATAAAGTGTTTCATGATTGGATATTGAAGTATGGTAAGACATATTCAAGTACCACAGAGATGAACAAACGTAGAGAAATATTCAAGAAGAATCTAGAATATATCAAGGTGTTTAACAGTGATGGTAAAAAGAGTTACAGACTTGCCATAAATAAATTTGCTGATTTAGCTAAAGAAGACATGTCTTCATGTGAGATAGAAGACGGTGAGATCGTGAAAGATCGAGATCTTCTCTGTTGA
- the LOC123893862 gene encoding DEAD-box ATP-dependent RNA helicase 47B: MQSLVSAKFLLLVGESFPMRRALLNSRFAWFHSSVQCTSQNHSESLTLSSIGIKSEKIEIEPKIISESKKVKPLGLTSEVLKSNRKPFGIGDKKSVRVKEKQKIDNAPFAAKSFSELGIPDVLIERLGKEGFNVPTDVQSAAVPTILKNHDVIIQSYTGSGKTLAYLLPILSVIGPLRGENREGDVDGGEAGKKSGVEAVIVAPSRELGMQIVREFEKILGVDNKKVVQQLVGGANRTRQEEALKKNKPAIVVGTPGRIAELSASGKLRTHGCQYLVLDEVDELLSFNFREDMHRLLEHVGRRSGGDLKSNAKKAERQLIMVSATVPFSVVRAAKSWGSDPLLVQAKKIVPLETLTPEPVNLSPNSSANSSKPSKAVVESLPPALKHYYCVVRLQHKVDTLRKCIHALDAKFVIVFMNHTKQLKDVVFKLEARGVKAAELHGDLGKLGRSTTLQKFKNGEVRVLVTNELSARGLDVAECDLVVNLDLPTDTIHYAHRAGRTGRLGRNGTVLTICEESEVFVVRKLQKQLEIPIECCNFVEGNLVITEEETTLTSAS, from the coding sequence ATGCAGTCTTTGGTTTCTGCAAAGTTTCTTTTGCTTGTTGGAGAATCATTCCCTATGAGAAGGGCTTTGTTGAATTCTAGGTTTGCTTGGTTTCATAGTAGTGTTCAATGTACGAGTCAGAATCATAGTGAATCTCTCACCCTTTCAAGCATTGGTATTAAAagtgaaaaaattgaaattgaaccTAAGATTATAAGTGAATCAAAAAAAGTTAAGCCATTAGGTTTAACTTCTGAGGTTTTGAAGAGTAATAGAAAACCCTTTGGAATTGGTGACAAGAAAAGTGTCAGGGTTAAAGAGAAACAGAAAATAGATAATGCACCATTTGCTGCTAAGTCGTTTTCGGAACTTGGTATCCCAGATGTGTTGATTGAGAGGCTAGGAAAAGAGGGTTTCAATGTTCCGACTGATGTTCAGTCTGCTGCTGTTCCTACTATTTTGAAGAACCATGATGTTATAATTCAGTCGTATACGGGTTCGGGGAAAACATTGGCTTATCTCCTTCCTATATTGTCTGTTATTGGTCCGTTGAGAGGCGAAAATCGTGAAGGTGATGTTGATGGTGGTGAGGCTGGGAAGAAATCGGGAGTTGAAGCAGTGATTGTTGCTCCTTCTAGAGAGCTTGGAATGCAGATAGTGAGAGAGTTTGAGAAGATATTGGGAGTGGATAACAAGAAAGTGGTTCAGCAGCTTGTGGGAGGTGCGAACCGAACTAGGCAAGAAGAAGCTCTCAAGAAAAACAAACCTGCCATTGTTGTTGGTACACCTGGTAGGATAGCCGAGCTCAGTGCAAGTGGGAAGCTTCGCACTCACGGCTGTCAATATTTGGTATTAGATGAAGTTGATGAGCTCCTGTCATTCAATTTTCGTGAAGACATGCACAGGTTATTGGAGCATGTTGGGAGGAGATCGGGTGGAGACCTAAAATCAAATGCTAAAAAGGCCGAGCGTCAGCTAATTATGGTTTCTGCAACTGTGCCGTTTTCGGTTGTTAGGGCAGCTAAAAGTTGGGGTAGCGATCCGCTTCTTGTTCAAGCTAAGAAAATTGTACCACTTGAAACTTTGACTCCTGAGCCGGTCAATTTGTCACCGAACTCGAGTGCTAACTCCTCTAAGCCATCTAAGGCTGTGGTAGAGAGTCTACCTCCAGCGTTGAAACACTATTACTGTGTTGTGAGGTTGCAGCACAAAGTTGATACATTGAGAAAATGTATTCATGCATTGGATGCAAAATTTGTGATAGTTTTCATGAATCATACTAAGCAGCTAAAGGATGTTGTCTTCAAGCTCGAGGCCCGTGGCGTGAAAGCCGCAGAGTTACATGGTGATCTTGGGAAGCTTGGTAGGTCGACAACTCTGCAGAAGTTCAAGAACGGCGAGGTTAGAGTTCTTGTGACAAATGAATTATCAGCAAGAGGTTTAGATGTGGCAGAATGTGATCTTGTGGTTAATCTGGACTTACCGACAGATACAATTCACTATGCACACCGAGCTGGTCGAACTGGTCGGCTTGGTAGAAATGGCACAGTGCTAACCATATGTGAAGAGTCAGAGGTTTTTGTTGTGAGAAAATTGCAGAAGCAACTTGAAATACCGATAGAATGCTGTAATTTTGTCGAGGGAAATCTTGTTATCACCGAAGAAGAGACTACTCTAACCAGCGCTTCTTGA